A window from Triticum aestivum cultivar Chinese Spring chromosome 6D, IWGSC CS RefSeq v2.1, whole genome shotgun sequence encodes these proteins:
- the LOC101290666 gene encoding lycopene beta cyclase, chloroplastic → MATTALLLRAHHACRPPPAPQPGRAAIVCRATASAGQALRSLAPPPRPELLSLDLPRYDPARSRPVDLAVVGGGPAGLAVAQRVAEAGLSVVSIDPSPSLVWPNNYGVWVDEFEAMGLSDCLDTVWPSASVFIDDHTSKSLHRPYARVARRKLKSTMMDRCIAHGVRFHQAKVAKVVHNEASSLLICDDGVAVPATVVLDATGFSRCLVQYDKPYNPGYQVAYGILAEVDEHPFDIDKMLFMDWRDSHLPEGSAIKERNSRVPTFLYAMPFSPTRIFLEETSLVARPGLSMDDIQERMAARLRHLGIRIRSVEEDERCVIPMGGPLPVLPQRVVGIGGTAGMVHPSTGYMVARTLATAPIVADSIVRFLDTGNGGIAGDALAAEVWKELWPTDRRRQREFFCFGMDVLLKLDLQGTRRFFNAFFDLEPHYWHGFLSSRLFLPELLMFGLSLFAHASNTSKLEIMAKGTVPLAKMVGNLIQDKDR, encoded by the coding sequence ATggccaccaccgccctcctcctccgCGCCCACCACGCCTGCAGGCCGCCGCCGGCCCCGCAGCCGGGGCGGGCGGCGATCGTCTGCAGGGCCACGGCGTCCGCGGGGCAGGCGCTGCGCTCGCtggccccgccgccgcggcccgagctGCTCTCCCTCGACCTGCCCCGCTACGACCCGGCGCGCTCCCGGCCCGTCGACCTCGCCGTCGTGGGCGGCGGGCCCGCGGGGCTCGCCGTGGCGCAGCGCGTCGCCGAGGCGGGCCTCTCCGTCGTCTCCATCGACCCCTCCCCGAGCCTCGTCTGGCCCAACAACTACGGCGTCTGGGTCGACGAGTTCGAGGCCATGGGCCTCTCCGACTGCCTCGACACCGTCTGGCCCTCCGCCTCCGTCTTCATCGACGACCACACCTCCAAGTCGCTCCACCGCCCCTACGCCCGCGTCGCGCGCCGCAAGCTCAAGTCCACCATGATGGACCGCTGCATCGCCCACGGCGTCCGCTTCCACCAGGCCAAGGTCGCCAAGGTGGTCCACAACGAGGCCTCCTCCCTCCTCATCTGCGACGACGGCGTCGCCGTCCCGGCCACCGTCGTCCTCGACGCCACCGGCTTCTCCCGCTGCCTCGTGCAGTACGACAAGCCCTACAACCCGGGATACCAGGTCGCCTACGGCATCCTCGCCGAGGTCGACGAGCACCCCTTCGACATCGACAAGATGCTCTTCATGGACTGGCGCGACTCCCACCTCCCCGAGGGCTCCGCGATCAAGGAGCGGAACAGCCGCGTGCCCACCTTCCTCTACGCCATGCCCTTCTCGCCCACCAGGATCTTCCTCGAGGAGACGTCGCTGGTCGCGCGCCCGGGGCTCTCCATGGACGACATCCAGGAGCGCATGGCCGCGCGGCTGAGGCACCTGGGAATCCGCATCCGGAGCGTCGAGGAGGACGAGCGCTGCGTGATCCCCATGGGCGGGCCGCTGCCCGTGCTGCCGCAGAGGGTGGTGGGCATCGGCGGCACGGCCGGGATGGTGCATCCGTCCACAGGGTACATGGTGGCGCGCACATTGGCGACCGCGCCCATCGTGGCAGACTCCATCGTGCGGTTTCTAGACACCGGCAACGGCGGCATCGCCGGGGACGCGCTCGCCGCCGAGGTGTGGAAGGAGCTGTGGCCGACGGACAGGCGGCGGCAGAGGGAATTCTTCTGCTTCGGCATGGACGTCCTGCTCAAGCTGGACCTCCAAGGTACACGACGGTTCTTCAACGCATTCTTCGACCTCGAGCCGCACTACTGGCACGGCTTCCTCTCGTCGAGGCTGTTCCTGCCTGAGCTCTTGATGTTTGGGCTCTCGCTGTTCGCGCACGCTTCCAACACGTCCAAGCTGGAGATCATGGCCAAGGGCACCGTGCCTCTTGCCAAGATGGTCGGCAACTTGATACAGGACAAGGATAGGTGA
- the LOC123144289 gene encoding protein STRUBBELIG-RECEPTOR FAMILY 8 (The sequence of the model RefSeq protein was modified relative to this genomic sequence to represent the inferred CDS: added 37 bases not found in genome assembly) has protein sequence MAAAALAGLLVALAAATAGATTESSDAAALGNLYTSWNSPPQLAGWSAGGGGDPCGAGWQGVSCIGSGVTEIKLAGTGLNGSLGYELSNLFSLKTLDLSNNQIQGSIPYQLPPNLTYLNLATNNFSGNLPYSISNMASIEYLNLSHNSLAQQIGDLFGNLSSLSELDVSFNKLTGDLPTSIGSLSNISSLYMQNNQLTGSVNVLSGLGLTTLNIANNNFSGWIPKEFSSIPDVILNGNSFLNGPAPPPPPFMPPPPRRPRSRPNRSGGSGNAPKGSESSTSQGGKNGLQTASLVGIIVGSILAALCVLLLLVLCIRKSRKRKDDSSTESKDFVGPLSVNIEEVSNREIPEQGLENTAMKVLPAEKMTPERVYGKTGSMRKTKVPITATPYTVASLQVATNSFCQDSLLGEGSLGRVYKADFPNGKIMAVKKVDSAAISLQEEDDFLEVVSSMSRLRHPNIVPLTGYCVEHAQRLLVYEYIGNATLHDMLHFSDEMSRRLTWNIRVRIALGTARALEYLHEVCLPSVVHRNFKSANILLDEEHNAHLSDCGLAALTPNTERQVSTEVVGSFGYSAPEFSMSGIYTVKSDVYSFGVVMLELLTGRKPLDSSRERSEQSLVRWATPQLHDIDALSKMVDPALNGMYPAKSLSRFADIIALCVQPEPEFRPPMSEVVQQLVRLMQRASIVRRQSGEELGFSYRAPEREGDTRDISF, from the exons ATGGCGGCGGCCGCATTGGCCGGGCTCCTCGTCGCCCTCGCCGCGGCGACCGCGGGGGCCACCACCGAGTCCTCCGACG CCGCCGCTCTGGGGAATCTCTACACCTCCTGGAACAGCCCGCCGCAGCTGGCCGGCTggtcggccggcggcggcggcgacccctGCGGCGCGGGGTGGCAGGGCGTCTCCTGCATCGGCTCGGGCGTCACCGAAAT CAAGCTTGCGGGGACAGGTCTGAACGGCTCTCTGGGCTACGAGCTCTCCAATCTCTTCTCACTCAAAACATT TACCAGCTGCCACCAAATCTCACATATCT GAATCTGGCGACCAACAATTTCTCTGGCAATCTCCCATACTCCATATCCAACATGGCTTCGATTGAGTACCT CAATCTCAGCCACAACTCACTGGCTCAACAAATAGGCGATTTGTTTGGAAACCTCAGTTCACTTTCAGAGTT GGACGTGTCTTTCAACAAACTGACAGGGGATCTTCCAACTTCTATTGGCTCTCTATCAAATATTTCTAGTCT CTATATGCAAAACAATCAGTTAACAGGTTCTGTCAATGTTCTAAGTGGTCTAGGCCTTACTACCCT AAACATTGCAAACAACAATTTCAGTGGCTGGATACCAAAAGAATTCAGCTCAATCCCAGACGTGAT ACTTAATGGAAACTCATTCCTGAATGGacctgctcctccaccaccacctttcATGCCACCACCCCCTAGAAGGCCGCGCAGTCGTCCTAACCGTTCTGGGGGAAGTGGAAATGCTCCAAAAGGCTCTGAGAGCTCCACTAGTCAAGGTGGCAAGAATGGTCTGCAGACAGCTTCTCTTGTGGGGATAATTGTTGGCTCAATACTTGCTGCTTTGTGTGTGCTTCTTCTTTTGGTATTATGCATTCGCAAATCTCGGAAAAGGAAGGATGATAGCAGCACAGAATCCAAAGATTTTGTAGGTCCACTATCAGTGAACATAGAGGAAG TATCTAACAGGGAAATCCCAGAGCAAGGTCTTGAAAATACGGCTATGAAAGTCCTGCCTGCTGAGAAAATGACTCCCGAGAGGGTTTATGGTAAAACTGGTTCTATGAGAAAGACAAAGGTTCCCATAACTGCGACACCTTACACCGTGGCTTCCCTCCAAGTTGCGACAAATAGCTTCTGTCAAGATTCCCTTCTGGGAGAGGGTTCACTTGGTCGTGTTTACAAGGCTGATTTCCCCAATGGAAAG ATTATGGCTGTTAAGAAGGTAGACAGTGCCGCTATTTCCTTGCAGGAAGAAGATGATTTCCTTGAGGTTGTATCAAGTATGTCACGACTTAGGCATCCAAACATCGTGCCGCTTACAGGGTACTGTGTGGAGCATGCCCAAAGGCTTCTTGTTTATGAGTACATTGGAAATGCAACGCTGCATGATATGCTGCACTTCTCTGATGAGATGAGCAGAAGACTTACATGGAACATCCGTGTAAGAATAGCACTAGGCACTGCTCGGGCATTAGA ATACCTGCATGAGGTGTGCTTGCCCTCTGTTGTTCATAGAAATTTTAAGTCCGCAAACATCCTACTTGATGAAGAGCATAATGCACATTTATCTGACTGTGGGCTCGCTGCCTTGACACCCAATACCGAGAGACAG GTTTCTACCGAAGTGGTTGGCTCATTTGGATACAGTGCCCCAGAGTTTTCCATGTCAGGAATTTATACTGTAAAGAGTGACGTGTACAGTTTTGGAGTAGTGATGCTAGAGCTATTGACCGGAAGGAAGCCACTAGACAG TTCTAGAGAGAGGTCAGAACAGTCTCTTGTTAGATGGGCTACGCCTCAGCTTCATGATATTGATGCACTTTCTAAGATGGTTGATCCAGCATTGAATGGAATGTACCCTGCGAAATCACTCTCTCGCTTTGCAGACATAATTGCACTCTGCGTTCAG CCGGAGCCAGAGTTCCGTCCTCCTATGTCCGAGGTTGTCCAGCAACTTGTGCGCCTGATGCAGAGGGCTAGCATAGTAAGGCGGCAATCAGGCGAGGAACTAGGGTTTTCTTACAGAGCTCCAGAACGTGAAGGAGATACGAGAGACATTTCCTTCTGA